In Longimicrobium sp., the sequence AACTTAAGCAAATGACGGGCCACGTGCAAGGCGGCGGGGCTCACGCGCGGGGTGCGGCCGAGGGCGTGTGCCCGGGCGTTCGCGGCACCGAGCGTGCAGGGGCACCCGCGTCCGCGAAGTTCCGCTACTGCCGTTTGCAATCGAGGCAACTCTTGTCATCGCAACCGATCGACGCCGCCCGGAGCGGCACCTTCATGCTGGGCGGCGACCTTCCGGTCAACCGGCTGGGCTTCGGCGCCATGCGCATCACGGGGAAGGGGATCTGGGGTCCGCCCGCCGACCGCGCGGAGGCCATCGCGGTGCTGCGGCGCGCGGTGGAGCTGGGGGTGAACCTGATCGACACCGCGGAATCGTACGGTCCGCACGTGAGCGAGGAGCTGATCCGCGAGGCGCTGCACCCGTACCGCGATGGCCTGGTGATCGCCACCAAGGGCGGGCTGGAGCGCCCCGGTCCCGACCAGTGGGAGTCGAACGGGCGTCCGGAGCGGCTCCGCCAGGGGGTGGAGGGGAGCCTGCGTCGCCTGGGGCTGGAGCGCATCGACCTGTACCAGCTCCACCGCATCGACCCCGACGTCCCCGCGGACGAGCAGTTCGGCGTCCTGGCCGAGCTCCAGCGCGAGGGGAAGA encodes:
- a CDS encoding aldo/keto reductase, which translates into the protein MSSQPIDAARSGTFMLGGDLPVNRLGFGAMRITGKGIWGPPADRAEAIAVLRRAVELGVNLIDTAESYGPHVSEELIREALHPYRDGLVIATKGGLERPGPDQWESNGRPERLRQGVEGSLRRLGLERIDLYQLHRIDPDVPADEQFGVLAELQREGKIRHIGLSETTVEEIEAAGRHFPVASVQNRYNLADREWESVVDHCGREGIGFIPWFPLAVGKLAEDGGPLAEIAARHGARPSQIALAWLLRRTPVMLPIPGTSQVKHLEENVAGAGIELSDEDFASLEP